GGACAACGCAACTGCAAGCACTTCAAATTTCTCCATGAACGAGATTAGGAGCATTCCATGATTACTCGAGGACTGTTGCTGCCTGAATTCCCAAATCTTTGCGATTTCTATTTATGGGAGAAATTAAAAGatagaatttatgtgaataatcTCTGAATGCCAGGTGAACAGACAGACAATATTCATGTTGAAATTTCTGACATCACGAGGTAAGAACTCTTGTTGTGTATCCGAAAAGGAGTTGTTACTTACAGATTCTACTTTAAGATAAGATAAATCAGAGTATGGCCAGCTAGTGGTTTATTGGTCAAAGATGTGCTCCTTTAAAACATCAAGCCATATGCACAATCATGTAAAAGGCTACACTGTATGTGTTAAATTTTTTCATCAGAAAATATGTGGATTGTAATTCTTTGGATAGGTTTTCGTATATTGTTATGAAATgctgaaaagaaaagtaaatcTACTGTTCATAATCCTAGCAACGTATTCTGTCCATTTTTCCCACTTGATGTAAACTATGGATTTCTTTATCTATTGTtctaaatattacaagaaaacTATTTCTTTGCAATTCCAGTTTACCTTTCATCTTCGATGCACTCTGACTGTCATACAGTCACCTGAACGTTTTGTACCATATTGCTCCAATCTACTTTGGATGGTACAAAGTAAAATGCTGGTGAAATTTTTGAACCACATGGGCATTGGCAACCTGAAAACAAACACAAGTATAAATAAGGTTGGTATCCTGCActtagaaagttaaaaaaaaaaaaaaaatcagaactaTATTGCAGGAACAGCTAAAGgttcaatttgaaaaaaaattgaaaatttgttgaaagcaatattaattcaatttaacagCTGGTCAGTGTACCTTGCATAATTTATGTTCAAATATTTTCAGTGTTTTGTTTTACAACCAAATAGCAAAACACCCTCTCACCAACTCTGGCTGATACCATCTTTCTGAATAGTTACTCATGCTGGATCGCGTCACTTCAAACAAGCAATAATAAACATCATAGTATTTTCATTGCTTTATAAAAAGTGTAAAATTATCAAGGTATGGTGCTTTAAACATAATGGTATACTGCACAGCAGCACACTTCTCCTGCtttgtaaaggtacggtcacacatcgctacttttgctgcgcaacttttgtactgcagctgcaaaagttgcgtgtcatgttcacacgtgaaccaaaagtagcgcgctgcacgctacttttcgtgctgcgcaacccgagtgcagcaaaagttgcaactggaggttgcgagtctgttcacacacaaagcactacttttgcagccgcagtcatgctgcaggtttccgtCTCCATGTTGACTtcttaatatacattttgtggttatgttcgcattattaagaaactcatgcgaaagcttccttatctattatttgcttttctgtcctaactagtgttcagaaattggcattatttttactatgaagcttttaaaaacacctatatacttaaatgataaccaacagcatattcacgtaatcaatgttggcaaccctcctgtttaaAACTAcgctatgaaaaattaaaaaaatgaattatatcgtcagcaattatactcagactgtgttgtacatttaataactgttacaaatcatttattttcatcacatctcacattaaaatatataaaaacaataaaagtatcattggcacatttgggtggtaacactggtcgcaaccgcagcaaaagtttcaacaaaaccgatatcaaaaatgctgcggctgcaaccctgagaaccctgttcacacgtcgctacttttaagttgcgcgcagcgtggaaaagtagcgagcagcagctacttttcgggttgcaccgttgttcacacgtcgcagtacgagagttgcgcagttttttgtactgcagcgctgcaaaagtagcgacgtgtgactgtaccttaagaaatgcacaaaatattaagtgatattctgaaaatacattaacaatctTAAAAAGTATATACTCTTATTAaacctaatattaattttaaatataaccattgaaacATTACCCATGATCCAGCTGAATGATCCCAGTTTAGATTTGCAGTTTGGACAGTGAAGTTTCCCTTGCAGTGACTGTGTGATGGACGGCATCCAAGCAAGGGGCTCCACAAAAAATGTCTCTGAACACAATACCATTGTTTCTCTATCCCCAGTTGACCATTTTTTATCTGTCCAGGTCTGTTTCTCCTTTGGTACATGTGGTAACACATTTGATGCTGATGCTACAATGCGTCTGAAAGTATATCTTATATTGTACACAATGTCTTCTTGTAATATTCAAGAAATTATTGAACACACTAACAAAGCTATCGATACACATTTTCGGCATGAAAACTGACAGTAATAAGATTTCAAATCATGAATGAAACTCGCTATTGGCTAACCCAATGTTGGCTAGAGTGGAACCAGTCAGAGTTCATtcttgatgaaagaaaaaaaatggcatTATTTTTACGTTATGACGTGATGATATGTTTATGAGAATTGAAATAGTCTTCTTGAAGAAAGGTTCGACAGTTTGGTTGTAGCTTTAAATAGTTTTGTGTAATTTTAAACTTATATATAGTCcgaatcagcttacttaataccctaagggtgaaacctaaccatttggccactattactaaatatgttaatggattatagtgattttctagctctcaggttgaattttcttttaccaacttcgtttcgtatttcgggtactgacaaatactacaactggcagttattttctaaatgttatgttggcagcaatgatttcggtttacagtaaagcaaactgatgcagacacaagtaaatacatttttaggttagatctcatgAATTGTAAACTCTTTACTGAAAGCAGTAAATTTCATGTTGcgtgataaaataaattgtaatattacatcatactaatcctaattaccaacataatatgcgagaagaccaagaggaaaatataatatttcataaataaattattgaaccatttaggaaacaccttgcAACACAAAgatatgtggtaaataagcaaaacATTGTGTACcagtgcgctccgctgtacccgttagaaataaatataaagtaattacataattaaaataggacgtttgatccagggaacattcgtgtttgatagaaggataaatcgtttaatatgttacttaatttaaattgcatccaaataattaaaatgcgatcattttggtccagagacactcattggtgcaatgacaattcctttaacatgtttcttaatttttattacatgcaaccatactttaatgaagactgacatatcatttagatttaatgtgtatattttattttacttgttataggtttccattgaattatggtaataacttaattttaacccttgttttctacgtattgagtaaatggcgtttggcccactatggttctgaaccattcaaataacttaaattatattatttaatattacatattatattatattatattatattatattatattatattatattatattatattatattatattatattatattatattatattatattatattatattatattatattatattatattatattatattatattatattatattatattatattatattatattatattatattatattatattatattatattatattatattatattatattatattatattatattatattatattatattatattatattatattatattatattatattatattatattatattatattatattatattatattatattatattatattatattatattatattatattatattatattatattatattatattatattatattatattatattatattatattatattatattatattatattatattatattatattatattatattatattatattatattatattatattatattatattatatcagaagttactgtaataacattatagtattatgtccatctagagaaactacactttccatatacaaatcggttaatttagcttccgatattacttcatacaaacacagaaacattctctgtaggctatctttcatagctttcgattgttgctgtccaaggccccttatagacgaagtcatttgttttttatttcattatacggccttagacggcagttattttaattttaaaactaatttatctcattaaatatcagtcctatcaaaatttttcaaggaataaaacttatcgcaaattatttctaaagaaacttttgttatgtaacatttttcacaaaaatcaataatacgggagatatttcgatttatttaattcaggcccacttataacaccgcttttaaataatgtattttgaatgccatatagcctataatctaagttacaacgaacataatttatattccaattttcatcgaaatccgttcattcattatcgcgtgaaaagataacaaacatacagacagacagacagacaaaaattaaaaaaaaagcgattttgtttcagggtggttaaatatatgttaggaccaattatttttggaatatcgaaaattaccacaaaaatttcggctacagatttattattagtatagattattattattattattattattattatttcagtacttagcattgtgattttggtgatatctggtattatagtcgcgatgctgttattcccggcgtgactcctcctctttgcttacgtcttaggaagtgaaggctctataaagtatagacaggtagtatcgttcgccatttttgttcttttgttgccgagctaccatacgaggaatctatttgccacaacgttaaacattatcatgtcgtagctcctatgataataaatcaaacgcactgtaattcagcaaataattgagcggcaaataaagtcttcgtgtgctttctgcgaacgccaacaaaagagccaaaataacgggcgattatattaagtatttatccagccttaagaaatgaataacgtcttcctcagcgaatcacaagacgcacatgtttaaatgtagccaacctgcaacgcgattggctgccggaaattagagtgacgggactagagttggcaacactgaagagacggccaaattaaccttttaggaactactcttacgtgaccctcactataccgaATAACTTATAGATATACTAGTATATgataatatttcaatttcaactGTGAAAAGAACCAGTTGTGTATGAACAGCAACCAGCATAGTAACAAACATGGGAGCCAGCAGCATACACATCATAGCACCAAGCTTGCTGGCCAGCTAGGAAGCAAGCACCGTGGAAACCGGGGCTAAGAAATTTTAATCAATCAAATctgaaataattgattaaatggcgatcttactcgtgttaattatgtaagcaagtgcggcttacagctgtttcggtgcttcttcacaccatcctcagagcctactagatctcggcgctatctcaacttcgctgcctgttgtgtgggtgtgttcgtgtgatgaagagttgtgtcaaatagtgtgtgttttagtgtgtctgtatatttcatattgttctagtgtgttgagtttttggtttttgggttgtatgtgtaggatttccatgtctgtatttatgttattgtagcattagttatgtgttcggcatatgtagatgtattgtgtcctctggttattgctttaatgtattctttgAATCGAGTTTGGaaagatctgcctgtctgtccaatggtagaaactgtcgcaactattgcatgtgagtttgtatatgcctgtgtggttgtatttatttgtttgtgtgttgacatatctttgtagtgtgttttctgttctgtatgctatgttgtatttctgttttctaaatgaggatgcgatcttgtgtgtgtttttgttttcgtatgttagtgtgatgtatttcttgtgtttgtgttgtgttttgtgtgtttttgttttgtcttccttatgacgttgtctattatgtttgggttgtaaccattttcttgtgctatgtatttgattgtgttcacttcttcattgtagtgttgttggctcatgggtatgttgagtaatctgtgtaccattgtcctgaatgcagcatgtttgtgttgtgttgagtAAGATCGCCacgtaatcaattatttatattcaagtgttaaaagtagtgtacgaaagattcaacatgggcaAATCTGAAAGTGTTCTCAATCACCCAATTCTACCTTCCTGCCACCAACACATCTTCGTGGCATCTACAGTACATGACGATCTTATCTGTATCAGCAACCCACAGTAAATAAGCAGCATTGGCAATgaaaaattagttatttttttaacatactcTATGTAACAAAATCTTACCTGCATTTTCGGCAACGATATACCAAAGGCTCTGGCTTGACTGTAATAAGCGATGGATCAGATTTGACCACGTCCATACAACTCTGTGGCAAAATTTTTGCTGAAACAGAAAAGAGCAGAAAAGAGGGAAAATTCGACAATGTACTACAGTGCTTGCATTTAAACTACTTAtgaatattctaaaaaataatgcAATGTACCTTTCTTAACTTGGTCAGCTGCAATTTGTAACCTGTACATGCGAAACTGTACATTTGATTTATCCACTTGCCAACTCATAACCTCATAAAGACGTAACTGCGATAAAAATCCAGGGTTCGGACCCACAAACCTACGTTTAGATTTTACTCTGCAACAAAAGAAAACTTACTATTATATTTAACAGAATTTGTTCATAAAATGTTAGGTAAGGAGGAAAAAAactaacttaaattagatttctaATTAGTATCTTCCAATTGTACTTGACTGGTGACTCTAACAATCCTCTTGAGACATGTGCATAAGTGTTGTCATGAAAAAAAGAGAATCTCTCTCTGTAGTGTCATGTAATTTGAAGAGCAATTTTGCACAGAATTAGAGCAATAACGAGGTGTCAACAAACACTCGACCTATGGTAGGAGATTAACACATAAAGAATCCTCCTCGATTGATCAACATCATGTAATCTTACCttcctttcatataaaattaGGTCTTTTAAAACCTTGATAAAAAGTTTCGATAAAGATGGTCACGGATTTCAGTGTTTGAAGGAGGTATTTCCAAAAGATAGTGACACAAAAGTAAAAGAAGAGGTTTATGTGGGTTTCTTCCAAAGCAGTAACATTTGCTTTTCTTGGAAACACAAAAGTTCCCAACTATCTTGAACTAGTGAACGATCTCATAGaaagctaaaataaataaattgttaactgcctctcattggaggtagcccagaaggactcagtatactctcctacatgaattttacaatattaaatgtttacataaatttgttgacagaaaattaaaataaacatatatgaattataaagtgaagaaagagaaattaaacagagtgaatatggtgactcagaatttggcaagagtgtttcaaaactgaagttatgtcaGCAGTAAGTATCAGTGGTCTTTCAAAAGTCtttctgaagctttcaaagaacttgggaatcacaccacgagctccaataagaagattAATCACCTCActgttttcaagctggtattttgctttgaagtaatcaactgttggcagataaatcgcgggtgctcgtgtaaagggggttaagttgatttggctaaactggagtaagtacagatttgaactatccacaattacttttctcttgtgttaaaggggttaagtcattcttccatctatgatccAGTTACAATGCTCCAtagtttgtgacaaaggggttttgttcagtaccgaaggagagaagtttacataccttgcaatttgacttaaccccctttacacgagcacctgcgaaatgttgatcttttcttgactgacatcctccggctggctactccccgttccaatccttatggtaggatcaattatataacctttcttggtagtctgggaatacgctatgatgtcaatatgtctagaggagccattagtagcaaggcaaaaaacttcctcttctactgtccaagacttttttttcaaagcagttgcaattaaggatcgaacatgatggtgtctggtatttcggaggagtaaacctctgttacactgaccttggacgtgggcaagggtttcagtctccgggcagccatgtctgcactgggatccgtccaaagagcgaccaggtactcctctaactgctgctaaattggcattcattttaaggcaggttacccattcagatgtagatagtccagacttattaaaaatccaggcgttggctttaggtacttggctgtacaattctacacctctgcctcttccaggcattactttccaagattcgaattctgcatttcttaatgcctctcttaatttcctagtcacagatttacgaagttcaactggacaagggagacttagatgttggcaggaagaattaagttcagacatcaaaggtcgcatactatttacataaggattttcatttaatattaaagtgatgcagaTGCTGCAGTGTTGCAAGAACGCTTCCCATGATGCTCTGACTAGTCCCAAACCTCTGTATTTTTTGCTTGCATATAACATACTAGTAGGTGTATCAGATGGCAAATTAAGCATTGTTTAACAGAACTACGGATTAACTTGTCAATATCTTCTAAGAATGTTCCTGGTAACTGATGGacagaagccatttgtaatgggTAGATCAATTTAGATTTAACATGTCTTTGAAGCTGCATTTCCTGCACTCACAGTTGGACTTTTTTCCCTACAAattccgtggtaagaataaacatgagtatatagtatatattggacttttttttagtatatactcttgttagtaagaataaaaacatttgagtatctactcattttttattatacactcataacatggaagcatagtagaatatattcaagtgtccatcttgtacagaatatatactcatgcttgataagaataaaagctagtatattctcatatttataagttcgttctcatgttattctgagtatggtttgtagcagactcaattctgaatatttgttgatttgtgttcagtttaaagttaaataaaaaaaatggcagaatttatgaacgatgtagtacctcatggaaaaatatagaaaaagacgtgaactccagaagcctttaacgcttcacaaaagtgaatgtgaaaaaggttaaacacgtatttgttattcataaaaaacatgaCCTATAAAAATACGAAtgactatcaaattataaggttagattatattgttaaatataattaacagttacactttattttgtaaaatttgaattgcaaaatgcaattacttatatacagtatataactctctataataaaaaatagaattagcataactggaattctagaaatggattgtaatctctatccaacatcccgtaatgacgatttcccagtatactattttcttgtttcctgtttattaacgtcacttatctgattcactctcgctttcatgtttatttatttattcatttacttattatttgtttatttaatttatttattttattaattaattaatttatttatttgtttacttatttatttacttatttgtttataaaaagcaaaacacaaaccactataGCATGTGGAAAGCATATttaagtctataaaaaaaactgagcatcacggtgcaatgtagtcaaagaggataggtaacatgagtacatactaacttttaaacgatcaagaagcctgtagagatgagtatatatttgCGTTaagtagaatgtctttattcttttgaatatgagtatgttctagtggttacgagtagcctatataatcacaggaagtgctcatactcaaaagtataaaccttgagaaagtacttaagcttcaTTCTTACTACCCATTTGGGCATTATTAGTGTTGAACTGGGAGAACATCTCCTCCAAGACACTGTTACAATTTTTTCGTATTTTCTATAGCTCGAATTTTCGACAACTCGAAGCATTATCAGTTTCAGTTTCCGAAAACACTTCGAAATATCGAAGTTCGACTGTAGGAATTTTTTCTTCACCACTTTGTCCATTGTGCtgtcttcagaaaaaaattaataagaatcatcTTCAGCGATATCCAGCCCTTTCCACTAAATCCACTGAGTGTGAGAAACATTGGAGCGCAAGAGAGttaatgactttattgccaagaacacagcattagttaacaacatcTCAAAGCTAAAAtactgatgtaagatctatggaatacaataaatgaaatgaaatgcaaaaCTAATCTTACCGTTCGAATGCTTCCTCAAATGATAACGTGTATTTCTTCATTATGTATGCTATAACAATTGTTGCACTTCGAGAGACTCCAAAGTAGCTGAAACATGAAGTTACATACAGCCTTATGCTCACTttgct
The window above is part of the Periplaneta americana isolate PAMFEO1 chromosome 11, P.americana_PAMFEO1_priV1, whole genome shotgun sequence genome. Proteins encoded here:
- the MKP-4 gene encoding dual specificity protein phosphatase MPK-4, which produces MSSQGASKKISAKQKESAVLEREDFDAGPTNLDCIEPGLWLGNLTAATDVEVLEKNRINHILTVDSCPLPRKITMLPGVKTKFLQVTDTAREDMLSHFEDTAEFIRNGQEKGVVLVHCYFGVSRSATIVIAYIMKKYTLSFEEAFERVKSKRRFVGPNPGFLSQLRLYEVMSWQVDKSNVQFRMYRLQIAADQVKKAKILPQSCMDVVKSDPSLITVKPEPLVYRCRKCRRIVASASNVLPHVPKEKQTWTDKKWSTGDRETMVLCSETFFVEPLAWMPSITQSLQGKLHCPNCKSKLGSFSWIMGCQCPCGSKISPAFYFVPSKVDWSNMVQNVQVTV